The following DNA comes from Halobacteriovorax sp. HLS.
GTGTCCTGTTCTATTTCTAAGACATCGTCGTCTAATTCAATGGCGGTTTCAGGAAGTGAGCTTAACTTAGATGTGAAGAAGTACACCCTTGATAATGGACTTCGCTTACTTGTCGTAGAGAATAAGCAATTACCAATTTACTCGTACTTTACTTTCTATGATGTGGGGGGAAGGTATGAGACTGCTGGTACTACGGGCGCAACACACTTTCTAGAACATATGATGTTTAAAGGTGCTAAGAAATTTGGTCCTGGGAAATTTGATACATTTATCGAAAGTAATGGTGGCTCAACTAATGCTTATACTACTTTTGATTCAACTGTTTATCACCAAGATATGCCTTCTCACACTCTTTCTAAAATGATTGAGATGGAGGCAGACAGATTATCAGCAGTTCTTCTTGAAGAAAAGGCCTTTGAAAAAGAAAGAGCAGTGGTACTAGAAGAGAGAAAGTATCGTTACGAAAATAGCCCTAGAGGACTTCTATTCCAAGAGATGATGCAAAATGTATTTGAAGGAACTCCTTATGGAGGATCTGTTATTGGTAGCGAGAGTGATGTTAAGAATTTAAAAATCCCAGAAATGAGAAAGTTCTTTGACCAATTCTATACTCCTGATAATGCTATCGTAGTTATTGTTGGAGATGTAGATGCAGATGAAGTTTATTCGATGGTTAAAGACCACTATGGTGATCTTAAAAAGTCTGAAGGT
Coding sequences within:
- a CDS encoding pitrilysin family protein, which codes for MRKINLTLLILVTGLLVSCSISKTSSSNSMAVSGSELNLDVKKYTLDNGLRLLVVENKQLPIYSYFTFYDVGGRYETAGTTGATHFLEHMMFKGAKKFGPGKFDTFIESNGGSTNAYTTFDSTVYHQDMPSHTLSKMIEMEADRLSAVLLEEKAFEKERAVVLEERKYRYENSPRGLLFQEMMQNVFEGTPYGGSVIGSESDVKNLKIPEMRKFFDQFYTPDNAIVVIVGDVDADEVYSMVKDHYGDLKKSEGLEEFKKKMDSKERYAHRGRYKREVKLKAQAPNPVFSIAYKGMKIGETDAFVLDILSSILGDGDSSYFNELYVRNKKPLLSSIGAANYTLKNNGVFFFSGELLSKTNLKKFKRRIVRDIARSCDHAITERTVQKTKNQYMVQYYNGLTSNNGVASFIGMRESFFNDYRFYHKELEIYKNITTEQVKKACKKVFANNEYIFLSVWDKHSKGKK